AACGCTGAGAACGTGGTGGCCGTGGGGACGGCCTTCGTCGGTATCGTCGCGTCCGGGATCATGGTCTGGTACGAGCGCCGGGTGCCGCGCCGCAAGCGGGTCGGCTACCGCGTGCAGATGGACAACCCGATCGGCGACGATGTCAGATCCGGCCGCCCCAACCGCCGGCTCGGCCTCTTCGACGAGGCCCCCGGCATGTTGGACGCGACGCTCGTCCTGCTCCGCATCGAGAACGACGGTTCTCAGGGCATCGCCCGCGACGACTACACGGGCCCCGAACGCCACGGCCTGACCGCCGTCTTCACCGACCGCACCATCCGCGGGGTGTCGGTCACCCAGCCGACCGACACCGACCACCTCATGGACCACTTCACCGCGGACCGGGGCTTCGGCTACGAAGGCAACACCCTGCGCATTCCGCGCGTACCGCTCAACCCCCGCGAGCACTTCAAGCTGCTCGTGCTGCTGTCGGGCGGCGATGTCGGCCGGGGGATACGGCTGTACGGCGGTCTGCGCGACGGCGAGGTGCATCCCAACCGCAGCGCGACGCCGGACGACACCCCGCCGCTGTTCAGCCGGGCCGCCCGGCTGATCTCCATCCTGCTCACGGTCTGTGTGGTCACCCTCGCGACGATCGTCGTCGTCCGGGACGCCCCGCCCCCGATCGGCTGCGAGCGCGGCACGCTCACGGTCACCGGCTCGACCGCGTTCGCTCCGGTGATCCGGGAGGTGGCGGCCAAGTACGAGCGCGACTGCGAGGGTTCGCGGATCACCGTGGACCCGCACGGTTCGACGGCCGGGATCCGTGAACTCGCCGCCTCCGCCGCGGGCAGGAAGGGTTCGCCGCCGGTCGTCGCCCTCTCCGACGGTCCCAAGCCGGCCGGGCTCGACGAACTGCGCGAGAACCGGGTCGCCGTGTCCGTGTTCGCGCTGGTCGTCCACGACGACGTCACGCTGAAGAACCTCTCCACGGCGGACGTGCGGCGGCTGTACCTGGGGCAGATCGCCAACTGGGACGAGGTCGGCGGGCCGGACCTGCCGGTGGTCCTGGTCAGCCGGGACGCCAACTCCGGGACCCGGCAGGTGTTCCAGCGGCGGGTGCTGGGCCGCGGCGAGATCGCGAACTCGTCCGTCGACTGCGTCCACAAGGACGACCCGACGGCCCCCGTCGTCCGCTGCGAACTCGACTCCACCGACCAGGTGCTGTCCACGGTCGCCGCCACCCCCGGCGCGATCGGCTACAGCGAGCTCAACCTGGCCGAGCGCGCGAAGGGCCTGCACCCGCTCGACCTCGGCGGCGACCCGCCCTCCGTGGACGCCATCGAACACGGCACGAGCGACTACCCGTACCGCGAGATCGAGTACGCCTACACCTACGGCCGCCCCCCGGCCGACTCCCTGGCCTCGAGCTTCCTGACCTACCTCACCCGGGGCAACGGCCAGGACGTGATCCGCACCCACGGCCACCTACCGTGCTGGACTCCGGAGGGCATGCGCCTGTGCCGATGAAGCCCGTCCGGCCCTTCCGGCAAGGCCGTGGCACCGACCAGCTCACCGAGGCTCGGGCGGCCGCTGCCGAGGCATGTTCGGCCGGGCGTTCGCCCCCGGCGGCATCGGAAGCCGCCCGTACCCCCCACTCACATCCGCCCGCCCGCCGGAGGCGACCGCCCCCTGAATCCCCATGGGCGCCGGCCCGGTCCGAAACTCGACCATCCAGTCCGCCGTCTCCGTGCGCACCAGCTCCGAGACGTCCTCCGAGAACCGCCGCAACACCGCCAGGCACCGCTCCGCGGCCTCGCTCGCCGTACCCTCCGCCGGGCCCAGCACCTCCCGGACACTCTCCGAGGCCCAGTCGAACTGGAGCACCTGGAGCCGCCGTTGCACGGCCTGCGCGGTGGCCACGTCCCTTATCCAGCCGGACGTCACCCCGAAGAACCGGTCTCCTGCCACACACGCCACCGCGAGCAGCAGCGCCAGATACCCCCAGGAAGCGGCACCGCCCAGCACCCGGGTGAGGTCCAGCAACGGCAGCGCGGCCGCGCACACCGCCCCCGCCGCAGCCCCGGTGCGCAGCACCCGGGCGCCCCGCCGCTTCCACACCCGGTCCGCGAGATACCAGGCGGCGGTCTCCAGCGCCCCGCGCTCCACCCACCGGTACAGCTCGTCCAGCCGCTCGGCGGGCTCACCCCAGTCCCCGAGCGGAAACTTCCGCCCGGCCAGATCGCCCGGCCGCAGCCCGGCCGCGCCCTCACTCCGCCCGTCCTGAGGCGGACCCTCGGGCTGCATCTCCGGCTGCTGACCCACCCGGCACTCCCTACTGATCCCGACCGATGGAACCCGACCGATCCGACCGCTCACGTTGCGTGACAACCGTGACGCCTGGTGCTGCTGCGCCGGACCTTTCCTACCTCCCAATGGGTGGCGAAGAGGAAGGTTTCATCTCTTTTACGCCCGGAAGGGGGCCTTGATCAGGTATAGGCCTCACACCTGACTCACTCGAAAGAGTGCTGGGGCGACACCCGCACAGACCACGTAGGCTCGTGCCGAGCGGGAAAAAACCCGCCCGAAGGCACGCCCGACAGTCGTAGGACACAGGAGCTGATCGTGATTCCCGGTGGTGGCCAGCCCAACATGCAGCAGCTGCTCCAGCAGGCCCAGAAGATGCAGCAGGACCTGGCCCTTGCCCAGGAGGAGCTGGCGAACACGGAGGTCGACGGGCAGGCGGGCGGCGGGCTGGTGCAGGCCACGGTGACCGGCTCCGGCGAGCTGCGTGCCCTGCGGATCGACCCGAAGGCGGTGGACCCGGACGACACCGAGACCCTCGCCGACCTGATCGTCGCGGCCGTCCACGCGGCCAACGAGAACGCGCAGACACTCCAGCAGCAGAAGCTCGGTCCGCTGGCCCAGGGCCTGGGTGGCGGCAGCGGCATCCCGGGTCTGCCTTTCTAGGACCGGTCCGCCTTTCGGAGACCGGCCTCGGCCAACTACCGTACGTACCGCAAGGAACCCCAGGAAGGACGGCAGTCCGTTGTACGAAGGCGTGGTCCAGGACCTCATCGACGAACTGGGGCGGTTGCCCGGCGTCGGTCCCAAGAGCGCGCAGCGGATCGCCTTCCACATCCTCCAGGCGGAGCCGACGGACGTACGGCGGCTCGCGCAGTGCCTGATGGAGGTCAAGGCGAAGGTCCGCTTCTGCGCGACCTGCGGCAACGTGGCGCAGGAGGAGCTGTGCGGCATCTGCCGCGACCCGCGCCGCGACCCGACCGTCATCTGCGTGGTCGAGGAACCGAAGGACGTCGTGGCGGTCGAGCGCACGCGTGAGTTCCGCGGCAAGTACCACGTCCTGGGCGGCGCGATCAGCCCCATCGAAGGTGTCGGTCCCGACGACCTGCGTATACGAGAACTTCTCGCGCGGTTGGCCGACGGGACGGTCACGGAGCTGATCCTGGCCACCGACCCGAACCTGGAGGGCGAGGCGACGGCCACGTACCTCGCCCGCATGATCAAGCCCATGGGCCTGAAGGTCACCCGCCTGGCCAGCGGCCTCCCGGTGGGTGGCGACCTGGAATACGCGGACGAGGTGACCCTCGGTCGCGCCTTCGAGGGGAGACGACTCCTAGATGTCTGACGCCACGCTGCACGCGACCGAACACAATCCGGACGATTTCGTGGTCCAGATCGCGGATCAGGTCGAGAGCTTCCTGGTTGCCGTCACGGAGGTCGCGAAGGGCGACGAGCCGGGCCTGGCGGTCCCCTTCCTCCTCCTGGAGGTCTCCCAGCTGCTCCTGGCCGGCGGCCGTCTCGGCGCCCACGAGGACATCGTCCCCGACGAGCGCTACGAGCCGGACCCGGGCTTCGAGCCGGACGCCGACGAACTCCGCGAGAACCTCGCCCGCCTCCTGGAGCCGGTCGACGTCTACTCGGAGGTCTTCGACCCCTACGAGCCCCGCAAGGCGCCCGTCCCGGCCCGGATCTCCGACGACCTCGCCGACGTCATCGCCGACCTGCGCCACGGCATGGTCCACTACCGCGCGGGCCGCACCACGGAGGCCCTGTGGTGGTGGCAGTTCTCCTACTTCTCCAACTGGGGCTCCACCGCCTCGGCGACCCTGCGTGCCCTGCACTCGGTCCTCGCCCACATCCGCCTGGACCAGCCCCTCGAGGAACTGAACGGCCTCGACACCGACCAGTCGACCCTGGGCGACGAGACCCTCGAGTTCGAGGCGGGCCGGGTCATGCAGGAGGAGATCGGCGGCCGGCTCGGCCTGGGCCCGGTCAAGAGCTGACCTCGTCCCGCCGATCGTCACCACCGCTGAGCGCGGCGCCGTTCGCCACCCCCACACGCCCTTCGCCATCGCCATCGCCATCGCCGTCACCCCGCCCGCCAGGGCCAGGCCCAGTACCCGCATGCGGGCCCGTTGCTCCGGGGCGCCGTTCGCGGCCACCGAGAAGGCGTTGACGACGACGCCGTAGAACTACGCGTTCGGGACGAACTCCCGTACCGTCCAGCCCGCGTTGACGGCGCACAGGGAGGCGGGCGGGCCGCCGACGCCCGCCGCCGACGCCCGCCGCCGAGTTCATGAAGCCGCCCGCCGCGCCGGCCACGACCGCGCCCCGGGTGCCGCGCGGCGCGGTTCGGGAAGTCGGCGGGTCGGCCAGGTCCCGGCAGGGCCTCGCTCGTCCGCTCGGCATGGTGTACCTGCCTACACCATGCCTTCGGGAGTGCGCTCCCTCGTTTGCGCAGGTCCGGAACGGGATCGTTGATCTCGCAAGCGAAACCCCGGATCCAGAACCCCGGATCTTCCCGGATCTGCTGGATCCCACTCCCTTTAAGGAAGCCCGTCATGAAGGCTCTGCTCTCCTCCCGTCCCGTTCTGTGGTTCCTCTTCCTCTTCAACCTCGCGGTCGCCGCCGTCGCCCCCTTCGTGGTCGACGGATCGCAGGGCGTCATGACGGCCGTCGGGATGGGCGTCGTGTCGCTCGGGGCCGGCGTCAGCCTGGTGCGGGACCGGGGCCGGAAGACCACCTCCTGAGAATTGGCAGGGTGTTGGAAGTCCCCTGTACGCGGGCTGCACGGGCGCTAACCGGCCGGACGCGAATCTTGAGTCATCCCAACAGCAGCAAGCCGCACAGGAGTTGCGATGACCCGCAAGACCCGCATACGCGCCGCCCTCGTCACCGCCACCGCCGTCGTCACCGCCGCCACGGTGTCGGTCGGAGTCAGTGCGGCCGGCTCCGAGAAGCCCTCGAAGCCCACCAAGAAGCAGATCGCCGCCCTCTTCGACGGCTGGAACGCCGCGCTGCGGACCGGTGACGCTGAGATCGTCGCGGACCGCTACGCCAAGGACGCGGTCCTGCTGCCCACCGTCTCCAACAAGGTCCGCACCGACCGCGCCGGCATCGTCGACTACTTCGAGCACTTCCTCCAGAACAAGCCGGTCGGCAAGAAGGTCCGGACGATCGTCAACGTCCTCGACAGTGACTCCGCCATCGACACCGGCGTCTACGAGTTCACGCTCACCGACCACGACACCGGCAAGAAGCGCGTCGTCGAGGCCCGTTACACCTACGAGTACGAGAAGCGCGACGGAGTGTGGAAGATCGTCAACCACCACTCGTCCGCGATGCCCGAAGGCTGATCCTCACCGAGAGGCCGCCCCCGGGAGCGTCCGTCAGGGTCACCGTCCCGCCGTCGTCCGTCACCAGCTGTTTGACGACGGCGAGGCCGAGGCCGGAACCGGAGCGACCGGTGAGGCCCTGGCCGCGCCAGAAGCGGTCGAAGGCGCGGGACTTCTCCGCGTCGGACATGCCCGGACCGTCGTCGAGGACCGACAGCACCACCCGGTCGCCCTCCGCGTGCGTCCGGACGGTGATCTCCCCTCCGTCGGGTGACACCTCCAGGGCGTTCGAGAGCACGTTGTCCAGCACCTGGTCCAGATGACCGGGGCTGGCCAGCACAGACGGCCGGTCGTCGACAACACTCCCCCTGAGCGCGATGGTGACTCCGCGCTCGTCGGCGGCCGGCCTCCACACCGACAGGCGTTCCGCCACGATGTCCGTCAGGGACAGCGGTTCCGCCGCCGTCACCTTGGCCTCGGCCCGGGCCAGCACCAGCAGGCCGTTGACCAGCCGGCTCATCCGCACCACCTCGGCGGTGGCCTGCTCCACGTCCTCCCGCACGAACTCGTCGTCGACACCGTCCGCGATGTTGTCCAGGGAGAGGCGGAGCGCCGTCAGCGGGGTCCTCAGCTGGTGCGAGGCGTCCGCCACGAAGATGCGCTGCGAGGCGATCAGCGTGTCGAGGCGTTCGCCGGCCTGGTTGAGGGTGCGGGCCAGGGTCTGGGTCTCCTGGGGGCCCGTCACGGGGGAGCGGGCGGTCAGGTCGCCGTCGCTGAACTTGCTCGCCATGTCGTTCAGCTGGCGCAGGGGGCGGGTGATGCGGCGGGCGACGACCGCGCCGATCAGCGCGGCCACGCCGAGCACCGCCACGGCGAGGCCCGCCCGGAACCCCCAGATCGTCCACAACCTGTGGGTGAGTCCCGAGGTCGAGTAGACGATCCTTACGGCGCCGACGACCTGGCCGTCGTCCTTCGCGGGGACGGTGATCACCAGGTCGCGGCCCCAGATGAAGTCCGACCCCCAGTCGGTGGTCGGCCGGCCCTGCTCCAGCGCCCTGGCCAGCGCCGCGTCCCGCTCGGGGCGGGGCAGCGCCGGCGCGCACCGGGCGGTGGTGGTGGCCTGCACCTCGTCCTCGGTCTCCTCGGCGTACGCCCTGGCCATCTCCTCCAGCGCCTGGCAGGAGGCGGTGTCGCCGTTGCCCAGCAGCAGCGCCATGGTGGTCGCCTCGCGTTCGATGGACACCTCGGTGTCGCCGCGCAACTGGGCGGTGAGGGTGAAGGCCACCGGCACGGTGAACAGCAGGATGGCGACGGCGACCAGCAGCACATAGCTGCGGATGAGTTGCTTGATCATGACGCCGGGCCGGTCGGGCCGGGAGCGGTCCCGCCGACGATCTCCAGCCGGAAGCCCACCCCTCGCACCGCCTCGATGGCGATGACCCCGGCGAACTTCCGCCGCAGCGCCGCCACGTGCACGTCCAGCGTCTTCGTCGGCCCGAACCAGTTCGCGTCCCAGACCGCTTCCATGATCTGCTCGCGCGACATCAGCGCGCCCGGCTCCTCGGTGAGGAAGGACAGCAGGTCGTACTCCTTCGGCGCGAGCGCGATCTCCTCGCCGTCCACGTGGACGCGGGCCGCCTTGCGGTCGACGGTCAGCCGGGAGCCGTAGCGGTCCGCGCCGCCGGCCGTGCCCTCCTCCGCCGTACGCGGCCGCACGCGCCGCATCACCGCTCGTATTCGCGCGATGACCTCCCGCACCCCGAACGGCTTGGACACGTAGTCGTCGGCGCCCAGCTCCAGGCCGACCACCCGGTCCGTCTCGTCGCTGCGGGCGCTGATCACGATGATCGGGACGTCGCCGCGCTCGCGCAGGGCCCTGCACACGTCGAGGCCGTCGGTGTCGGGCAGGCCCAGGTCCAGCAGGACGACGTCGTAGGGGTCGGAGTGGGCGAGCGCGGCGGCGCCCGTGGTGACCCAGTCGACCTCGAAGCCGTAGCGCTTCAGTCCGCGTCGCAGCGACTCGGCGACCGGTTCGTCGTCTTCCACCAGGAGTACGTGCACAGCCGCACGATAGTGCTTGAAACTTAATTCACAGCTATCACTTCGGCGTCAGTGGGCAGGGAAGACCCGACGACGGGCGTCCGGACCTCTTTCCGGCCTCTTCCGCGAGTCTCGCCGAGTCTCACCATGCGGTACTCGGGAGGTGGTTTTCGGGCGCTCGTTAGACTGAGCCGACCCGCAGTACGAGGGCGTATGTGCGGAAACAGACAAACTGAGCGAGGAGCGCACGTGGGCCTTGTCGTGCAGAAGTACGGAGGTTCCTCCGTAGCCGATGCCGAGGGCATCAAGCGCGTCGCCAAGCGGATCGTGGAAGCGAAGAAGAACGGCCACCAGGTGGTCGTCGTCGTTTCCGCGATGGGCGACACGACGGACGAGCTGATCGATCTCGCCGAGCAGGTGTCACCGATGCCCAGCGGCCGGGAATTCGACATGCTGCTGACCGCCGGAGAGCGGATCTCCATGGCCCTGCTGGCGATGGCGATCAAGAACCTGGGCCACAGCGCCCAGTCGTTCACCGGCAGCCAGGCAGGCGTCATCACCGACTCGGTTCACAACAAAGCCCGGATCATCGACGTCACGCCGGGGCGCATCCGGACCGCGCTGGACGAGGGCAACATCGCCATCGTCGCCGGGTTCCAGGGTGTCAGCCAGGACAAGAAGGACATCACCACGCTGGGGCGTGGCGGGTCCGACACCACGGCCGTCGCCCTCGCCGCCGCGCTCGACGCCGAGGTCTGCGAGATCTACACCGACGTGGACGGCGTGTTCACCGCCGACCCGCGCGTGGTGAAGAAGGCACAGAAGATCGACTGGATCGCCTTCGAGGACATGCTGGAGCTCGCGGCCTCCGGTTCCAAGGTGCTGCTCCACCGCTGTGTGGAGTACGCCCGCCGCTACAACATCCCGATCCA
The sequence above is a segment of the Streptomyces asoensis genome. Coding sequences within it:
- the recR gene encoding recombination mediator RecR, whose protein sequence is MYEGVVQDLIDELGRLPGVGPKSAQRIAFHILQAEPTDVRRLAQCLMEVKAKVRFCATCGNVAQEELCGICRDPRRDPTVICVVEEPKDVVAVERTREFRGKYHVLGGAISPIEGVGPDDLRIRELLARLADGTVTELILATDPNLEGEATATYLARMIKPMGLKVTRLASGLPVGGDLEYADEVTLGRAFEGRRLLDV
- a CDS encoding SgcJ/EcaC family oxidoreductase, which translates into the protein MTRKTRIRAALVTATAVVTAATVSVGVSAAGSEKPSKPTKKQIAALFDGWNAALRTGDAEIVADRYAKDAVLLPTVSNKVRTDRAGIVDYFEHFLQNKPVGKKVRTIVNVLDSDSAIDTGVYEFTLTDHDTGKKRVVEARYTYEYEKRDGVWKIVNHHSSAMPEG
- a CDS encoding YbaB/EbfC family nucleoid-associated protein, yielding MIPGGGQPNMQQLLQQAQKMQQDLALAQEELANTEVDGQAGGGLVQATVTGSGELRALRIDPKAVDPDDTETLADLIVAAVHAANENAQTLQQQKLGPLAQGLGGGSGIPGLPF
- a CDS encoding response regulator transcription factor produces the protein MHVLLVEDDEPVAESLRRGLKRYGFEVDWVTTGAAALAHSDPYDVVLLDLGLPDTDGLDVCRALRERGDVPIIVISARSDETDRVVGLELGADDYVSKPFGVREVIARIRAVMRRVRPRTAEEGTAGGADRYGSRLTVDRKAARVHVDGEEIALAPKEYDLLSFLTEEPGALMSREQIMEAVWDANWFGPTKTLDVHVAALRRKFAGVIAIEAVRGVGFRLEIVGGTAPGPTGPAS
- a CDS encoding SLATT domain-containing protein, which produces MQPEGPPQDGRSEGAAGLRPGDLAGRKFPLGDWGEPAERLDELYRWVERGALETAAWYLADRVWKRRGARVLRTGAAAGAVCAAALPLLDLTRVLGGAASWGYLALLLAVACVAGDRFFGVTSGWIRDVATAQAVQRRLQVLQFDWASESVREVLGPAEGTASEAAERCLAVLRRFSEDVSELVRTETADWMVEFRTGPAPMGIQGAVASGGRADVSGGYGRLPMPPGANARPNMPRQRPPEPR
- a CDS encoding sensor histidine kinase; the protein is MIKQLIRSYVLLVAVAILLFTVPVAFTLTAQLRGDTEVSIEREATTMALLLGNGDTASCQALEEMARAYAEETEDEVQATTTARCAPALPRPERDAALARALEQGRPTTDWGSDFIWGRDLVITVPAKDDGQVVGAVRIVYSTSGLTHRLWTIWGFRAGLAVAVLGVAALIGAVVARRITRPLRQLNDMASKFSDGDLTARSPVTGPQETQTLARTLNQAGERLDTLIASQRIFVADASHQLRTPLTALRLSLDNIADGVDDEFVREDVEQATAEVVRMSRLVNGLLVLARAEAKVTAAEPLSLTDIVAERLSVWRPAADERGVTIALRGSVVDDRPSVLASPGHLDQVLDNVLSNALEVSPDGGEITVRTHAEGDRVVLSVLDDGPGMSDAEKSRAFDRFWRGQGLTGRSGSGLGLAVVKQLVTDDGGTVTLTDAPGGGLSVRISLRASRTSGG
- a CDS encoding substrate-binding domain-containing protein, encoding MEWLNAENVVAVGTAFVGIVASGIMVWYERRVPRRKRVGYRVQMDNPIGDDVRSGRPNRRLGLFDEAPGMLDATLVLLRIENDGSQGIARDDYTGPERHGLTAVFTDRTIRGVSVTQPTDTDHLMDHFTADRGFGYEGNTLRIPRVPLNPREHFKLLVLLSGGDVGRGIRLYGGLRDGEVHPNRSATPDDTPPLFSRAARLISILLTVCVVTLATIVVVRDAPPPIGCERGTLTVTGSTAFAPVIREVAAKYERDCEGSRITVDPHGSTAGIRELAASAAGRKGSPPVVALSDGPKPAGLDELRENRVAVSVFALVVHDDVTLKNLSTADVRRLYLGQIANWDEVGGPDLPVVLVSRDANSGTRQVFQRRVLGRGEIANSSVDCVHKDDPTAPVVRCELDSTDQVLSTVAATPGAIGYSELNLAERAKGLHPLDLGGDPPSVDAIEHGTSDYPYREIEYAYTYGRPPADSLASSFLTYLTRGNGQDVIRTHGHLPCWTPEGMRLCR
- a CDS encoding DUF5063 domain-containing protein, producing the protein MSDATLHATEHNPDDFVVQIADQVESFLVAVTEVAKGDEPGLAVPFLLLEVSQLLLAGGRLGAHEDIVPDERYEPDPGFEPDADELRENLARLLEPVDVYSEVFDPYEPRKAPVPARISDDLADVIADLRHGMVHYRAGRTTEALWWWQFSYFSNWGSTASATLRALHSVLAHIRLDQPLEELNGLDTDQSTLGDETLEFEAGRVMQEEIGGRLGLGPVKS
- a CDS encoding aspartate kinase; translated protein: MGLVVQKYGGSSVADAEGIKRVAKRIVEAKKNGHQVVVVVSAMGDTTDELIDLAEQVSPMPSGREFDMLLTAGERISMALLAMAIKNLGHSAQSFTGSQAGVITDSVHNKARIIDVTPGRIRTALDEGNIAIVAGFQGVSQDKKDITTLGRGGSDTTAVALAAALDAEVCEIYTDVDGVFTADPRVVKKAQKIDWIAFEDMLELAASGSKVLLHRCVEYARRYNIPIHVRSSFSGLQGTWVSSQPLVQKTQQQGEKPVEQAIISGVAHDTSEAKVTVVGVPDKPGEAAAIFRTISDAEINIDMIVQNVSAASTGLTDISFTLPKAEGRKAIDALEKNKAGIGFDSLRYDDQIGKISLVGAGMKTNPGVTADFFKALADAGVNIELISTSEIRISVVTRADDVNEAVRAVHTAFGLDSDSDEAVVYGGTGR